The following DNA comes from Sphingorhabdus sp. M41.
TTTCAGTCTGCCGAGCATGTCCAGATTTCTTCCCTGCGACTTGACCCGCAGCCAGGATTTTTCCGGATCATTCACGTAATTTTCGGGATCTGCGAGTTTTTCCATCTCGGCATTAATCCATCTGCCCCGTCCCGTCTCTCGCAATTTTTCCAGCATCATCGGGAAAATTTTGGCCAGATGGGTGACGTCAGCCACGGCATATTCGAGTTGGCGTGTGTTGAGCGGTCGGCGTGACCAGTCAGTAAATCGGGCGCCTTTGTCCAACGTGATTCCCAGCCAGCTGTCAACCAGATTGGCATAGCCGATCTGTTCGCTCTGGCCGATCGCCATGGCAGCGATCTGGGTGTCAAATATCGGGTGAGGAGTCTTGCCGGTCAGATTGTGGATGATTTCTACATCCTGCCCGCCAGCGTGGAAAATCTTGAGCACATTCTCATTGTTGACCATCAACTCAAGCAAGGGGCCAAGATCGACGCCTTTTGCCAGAGGGTCAATCGCGGCGGCTTCCTTGCCGTCGGAAATCTGGATGAGGCAGAGAATGGGCCAATATGTGTTCTCGCGCATGAACTCTGTATCAACCGTGATGAAATCCGCCGTCGCAAAGCGAGCGCAGATATCGGCGATGTCCTGATTGTCTGTCAGCAAATTGTGGATGTGCATTTTTATGCTATACAGCGGGCGGCTCATCCCGCAAACAATTCGTGGACAGAGGATACAATTTGGGGGAAATCATGGCATTTTGGTCACTGATTATGATCGGCGTACTGACGTTGCTCTTGCTTGGGCAGATTATGGCGCTGTGGGGTGATGCCTGTCTAGCGATAGCCGACCCGCGGCCGATTGGCGGCAAGACAATCGAGATCACGATATTGGCCTGGGGATTTGCCTCGCGGAGAGGGCGATCCCTGCAGGTCGATGATTGTTCTCAGCTCGGCATCAACGATATGCGTTTTTTCATGACCGGAAAGGCAATTCTGATCTGTTTGGTAAGCTTTGGCTTCGTCCGGAAAGTGAGCATTGCCTATCGCTGCTATGCCGGTGACCATGATGTGGGAGAGGCCTGATGGCGCGGGTTATCCATCTCGGTCACCAGGTCTGGAAGAACTATCACGAAACGGCAGAATGCAATCTCAAGGACCGGATCGAACTGGCGAACGGTGACGAGAGGAATGGCCGTGCGCATCTGAAAGGTGTGGCGGAAACTGTACGGGATTTGCTCAGGGAAGCCAGGCAATATCACATTCCGGTACGGCCGATTGGCGCTGGCTGGTCGCCGTCGCCGATCAACGTGGTGGAGGACGGTTGGCTGGTCGAGACTCTGCGGCTCAACCGGACCTATAAATTGTCGGCCAAGGATTTGCATGAAGATTGCGAAGTTGCCGCGGAAGCGCTGTTGCTGGTGCAGGCTGGTGCTACGGTTGATGAAGTTTACGAAAGTGCCGAAGAAATTGGCCGGTCGCTGCGGACTGGCGGGGCCAGCAACGGCCAGAGCTTTGCCGGCGCCTGTGCTACCGGAACCCATGGCAGCGTCTGGCAGGCGGGCGGTATCCAGGATCATGTTCGGGCGGTGCAATTGGTGACACCGGAACGGATATTGTGGATTGCTCCGAAGAAAGCGGTGCTGTCGGATGCGTTCATTGCCCAGACCGGTTCGGAGATCATGCGCGATGACCGGATATTTGCCGCTGCCCAGATTCATGTTGGTGCGATGGGTTTTGTCACGGCGATGCTGATCGAAACCGATCCGATCTATATGGTGCAGAATATCCAGAAAGCAGCGAAGATCAAACGCGAGCATATCGACTGGCTGTGCCGCGGCGAGTTCCAGAAATTTTCCTGCGAGTTCGGACTGCATGAAGAGCCTTATTTTCAACAGCTTATAATGAATCCTTTCGATCCTTTCGACAAGAAGACTCTGTTGCGCTTCCTTTACAAGCGTCCTTATGATGCCAGCGTCCTGCCGCCACCTCCAGGCGATATGGGGGCCGGCTATGACGCCCTGACCCTGCTTGGCAAGGCGATGGCGGAAAGTGACTGGTTCAAGGGAGAGATATTGCAACTGGCGATGGAGCAAGCCTATCCGGACAATCGTGATGTTGACGATCCGCCGGCCATTGCCACCTGGGGCCATACGACCGAAGAGCATATGCCGATTGCCAGCCTGTTCAACGGATCAGTAACAATGGATCGCAGTAAGCTTAGTGAAGCCTTTGATTTAATTATTGATAGTTTCAGGAGCGGGGGAGGGGGCACAGTCGTCACCCTGCGTTTCGTACGACAAGCCCAGGGTCTGCTGGCGCCCGCGCACTGGCCGGATAATGTCGTGATCGATTTTGACGGCCCGAATCTCGAATCCAGTCACAACGGCTACAAGAAAGTCGTCGAGGCGCTTGATGATGCGGGTATCGCCTTCACTCGGCACTGGGGCAAAACCAACAATCTCGACGAGCGGCGGGTGAAGCGGGATTATGAACAGAATTTCGCCAACTGGAAATGGGCGCAGGCGCAAGTCATGCCGGATGCGGCCGACCGTCGGGTTTTCGCGAATGACGAATTGGTCAAACTGGGGCTGATATAGGCTTTAGTGTCCCATCACCACTCGGGTGTTCAACGATCCGCGGCGGCTATAGGCGCTTTGACGCCGGGGAAATCACCTGTGGCCCTCTCCTCGGTGGACAGCTCTTCCGAATGCCATTGCTCCCCTTCGAGGGAAAATCCGACGTGGCTTGCGCGCTGAAATTCTTCGCCATTCCAGACGATCACTTGCAATTCCATCCGGTTGCCTTGCTCGACGTGGAGCCAGTTGAAACTTTGCGGTTCCTGATTGCGCAGACGGGTCGAGGTGGCCGTGCCCGCCTGAATTACCAGAGTCGGCCCCGCTTTCGCCACCATTTTGCTGGCGGCCTCGGCATAGGTGCGGTGGAAATGGCCCGCCAGCGTCAAATGAATGCCGGCGTCGGCTATCGCCTGAAGGGCGTCTTCGTGCCGGCCCACGGCTTCGCTCAGTTCATTGCCCCAGCCAATTGGCAATGCAAACAACGGGTGATGGGTAACCAGAATTCGCGTTTTATCGGGCGCAACGCCTTTGAAGCGTTGGCGAATGAGCTGCATTTGCTCCTCGTTTATACGGCCATCCTTGATCGTGAGGGAGCGGGCAGTATTGATTCCCAACACGGCGGCTTCGTCCGTTTCCACCCAAGGGCACAAATCCTCTGCAATATGACGTTTGTACCGGCCTAGCGGCGAAAGGAAGCGCCTGAACACATCATATAGAGGAATGTCATGATTCCCGGGAATGACCAGCAGTCTGTGCCCGTTTTCCCGCAGTGACCGGAGATATTCGGCAGCATCCTGAAATTGACCCTCGCGCGCGCGTTGGGTCAGGTCACCGCTGATGATGACGAGATCGGGTTGTTTGTCGTTCACCCAATCGATCGTGGCCGCAACGATGTTCGGGTCATTTGCGCCAAAGTGAATGTCAGAGAG
Coding sequences within:
- the rnd gene encoding ribonuclease D; amino-acid sequence: MHIHNLLTDNQDIADICARFATADFITVDTEFMRENTYWPILCLIQISDGKEAAAIDPLAKGVDLGPLLELMVNNENVLKIFHAGGQDVEIIHNLTGKTPHPIFDTQIAAMAIGQSEQIGYANLVDSWLGITLDKGARFTDWSRRPLNTRQLEYAVADVTHLAKIFPMMLEKLRETGRGRWINAEMEKLADPENYVNDPEKSWLRVKSQGRNLDMLGRLKALAAWREREAQSKDLPRGRIMRDETLADIAAHPPKDQAKLGQVRGLSAGWKNNDIGARLMDVIEQAEPLSRDDLPLKIGRRPKNGKSNALVTDLLKLLLKIRSAEMNVASRLLARADDLERIVAGEREDVPLLEGWRYEEFGRDALDLVEGRVSFTVKDGKLKMTHQQEGDSAEAE
- a CDS encoding FAD-binding protein — encoded protein: MARVIHLGHQVWKNYHETAECNLKDRIELANGDERNGRAHLKGVAETVRDLLREARQYHIPVRPIGAGWSPSPINVVEDGWLVETLRLNRTYKLSAKDLHEDCEVAAEALLLVQAGATVDEVYESAEEIGRSLRTGGASNGQSFAGACATGTHGSVWQAGGIQDHVRAVQLVTPERILWIAPKKAVLSDAFIAQTGSEIMRDDRIFAAAQIHVGAMGFVTAMLIETDPIYMVQNIQKAAKIKREHIDWLCRGEFQKFSCEFGLHEEPYFQQLIMNPFDPFDKKTLLRFLYKRPYDASVLPPPPGDMGAGYDALTLLGKAMAESDWFKGEILQLAMEQAYPDNRDVDDPPAIATWGHTTEEHMPIASLFNGSVTMDRSKLSEAFDLIIDSFRSGGGGTVVTLRFVRQAQGLLAPAHWPDNVVIDFDGPNLESSHNGYKKVVEALDDAGIAFTRHWGKTNNLDERRVKRDYEQNFANWKWAQAQVMPDAADRRVFANDELVKLGLI
- a CDS encoding metallophosphoesterase family protein; translated protein: MARIAHLSDIHFGANDPNIVAATIDWVNDKQPDLVIISGDLTQRAREGQFQDAAEYLRSLRENGHRLLVIPGNHDIPLYDVFRRFLSPLGRYKRHIAEDLCPWVETDEAAVLGINTARSLTIKDGRINEEQMQLIRQRFKGVAPDKTRILVTHHPLFALPIGWGNELSEAVGRHEDALQAIADAGIHLTLAGHFHRTYAEAASKMVAKAGPTLVIQAGTATSTRLRNQEPQSFNWLHVEQGNRMELQVIVWNGEEFQRASHVGFSLEGEQWHSEELSTEERATGDFPGVKAPIAAADR